Proteins encoded in a region of the Haloarcula sp. CBA1129 genome:
- a CDS encoding ribulose-bisphosphate carboxylase large subunit family protein, which yields MPRIQATYLIETPHAPSDAAEAIANEQSSGTFVDVSTETDDLTERHGARVEDVTVRATVDEPSLPGAETPDNSSDAGSYTRATAQLSYPMENIGTSLPNLMTMVAGNLFVLKELSGVRLIDLSIPESFAAAQPGPQFGIEGTREVVGIKDRPIIGTIIKPSVGLSPDETAKIVETVVDAGVDFIKDDELIAGPPYSPVEERVEAVMDVINRHEAETGETVMYACNVTGDVDEMLRRHDAVKDAGGNCLMVSLQSVGLAGVKRLREESDLPIHGHRNGWGALSRCPLLGFSYEAWQKFWRLAGVDHLHVSGIRSKFYESDESVIASATECQTPIASQKPVMPVFSSGQWADQVQDTYEVLGNADLMYLAGGGILGHPDGPGAGVTHLKQAWEAAMQGVPLEEYAETHEELRTAIEHYENK from the coding sequence ATGCCACGGATACAAGCGACGTACCTGATCGAGACGCCACACGCTCCCAGCGACGCGGCTGAAGCGATTGCCAACGAGCAGTCGTCTGGGACCTTCGTCGATGTCTCCACCGAGACGGACGACCTCACCGAGCGCCATGGCGCCAGAGTCGAAGACGTGACAGTGCGGGCGACGGTCGATGAGCCCAGCCTCCCTGGGGCCGAAACTCCAGACAACTCCAGCGACGCTGGTTCGTACACCCGAGCAACGGCTCAGTTGTCCTACCCAATGGAGAACATCGGCACATCACTCCCGAACCTCATGACGATGGTCGCGGGGAACCTGTTCGTCCTGAAGGAGCTTTCGGGCGTTCGGCTGATCGACCTCTCGATTCCCGAGTCATTCGCTGCGGCACAGCCTGGCCCGCAGTTCGGCATCGAGGGCACACGGGAGGTCGTCGGCATCAAAGATAGGCCGATTATAGGAACGATCATCAAACCGAGTGTCGGGCTCTCGCCCGATGAGACGGCTAAAATAGTCGAGACCGTGGTCGACGCCGGTGTCGACTTCATCAAGGACGATGAGCTCATCGCCGGGCCGCCCTACTCTCCCGTCGAGGAACGCGTTGAAGCAGTGATGGACGTCATCAATCGCCACGAAGCGGAGACCGGCGAGACGGTGATGTATGCCTGTAACGTCACCGGCGATGTCGACGAAATGCTGCGTCGCCACGACGCGGTGAAAGACGCTGGCGGCAACTGTCTAATGGTCAGCCTCCAGAGCGTTGGACTGGCCGGGGTCAAGCGACTCCGCGAGGAGTCTGACCTGCCGATCCACGGACACCGGAACGGTTGGGGCGCGCTGTCCCGCTGTCCACTGCTCGGGTTCAGCTACGAGGCTTGGCAGAAGTTCTGGCGACTCGCCGGCGTTGACCACCTCCACGTGAGTGGAATCCGGAGTAAGTTTTACGAGTCCGACGAGTCGGTAATCGCCTCTGCAACTGAGTGCCAGACACCAATCGCCAGCCAAAAGCCGGTGATGCCCGTCTTCTCTTCGGGCCAGTGGGCCGACCAGGTGCAAGACACGTACGAGGTCCTCGGGAACGCGGATCTCATGTACCTCGCCGGGGGCGGAATCCTCGGTCATCCCGACGGACCGGGAGCCGGTGTCACACATCTCAAACAGGCCTGGGAGGCGGCGATGCAGGGAGTACCGCTTGAAGAATACGCAGAGACACACGAGGAGTTACGAACAGCCATCGAACACTACGAAAACAAATGA
- a CDS encoding universal stress protein, with protein sequence MVIVAAVDSSERSSYVLDQAATLAKRFDEPVHAIHVMTRSEAINAETSSITSDDAIEIEELRATAAQVASDALEDQPDDVETEAVGRIGDPATEIVEYANEHDTQYIVVSPRRRSQTGKIIFGSVAQSILLDATCPVVSVTDESSR encoded by the coding sequence ATGGTTATCGTAGCAGCAGTCGATAGCTCAGAGCGTTCGTCCTACGTACTGGATCAAGCAGCGACCCTGGCGAAGCGCTTCGACGAACCCGTTCACGCGATCCATGTCATGACGCGTTCGGAGGCAATCAATGCAGAGACATCGAGTATCACCTCAGACGACGCTATCGAAATCGAGGAATTACGTGCGACAGCCGCGCAAGTCGCATCGGATGCCCTCGAAGACCAACCAGATGACGTCGAAACCGAAGCTGTCGGCCGTATCGGTGATCCGGCCACTGAAATCGTGGAGTACGCAAATGAACACGACACCCAATACATCGTTGTCAGTCCGCGCCGACGGTCCCAGACTGGGAAAATCATCTTCGGGAGCGTCGCACAGTCGATCCTTCTTGATGCGACCTGCCCAGTCGTGTCCGTGACCGACGAATCGAGTCGGTAG
- a CDS encoding TRAP transporter small permease: MTEQTPDSAIRTLMQRLENALGSLGQLVLGAMGVVVAFQIIMRVLPTDYGAVWTTEIARYLLVIMTLTGIPYAMRRGSHISIRPLLRMLTDSLQKYLTTFSNLLVIAMCGIGIWSAVSVIEQTLVQSLPTVGWLRVGYLMIYLAIAFALCIVFIVEKMVTMWVPGLSEPGAKDHPVGDVEETTEEHDREER; the protein is encoded by the coding sequence ATGACCGAACAAACCCCCGATTCGGCAATCAGAACGCTCATGCAGCGGCTGGAGAATGCCCTGGGAAGCCTGGGGCAACTCGTCCTCGGTGCGATGGGCGTCGTCGTCGCTTTCCAGATCATCATGCGCGTTCTCCCGACCGACTACGGGGCCGTCTGGACGACTGAAATCGCTCGGTACCTACTAGTGATAATGACTCTGACCGGTATCCCCTACGCGATGCGCCGCGGCAGCCATATCTCGATTCGGCCGCTACTGCGGATGCTGACAGACTCGCTCCAGAAGTACCTCACAACGTTCTCTAATCTCCTAGTCATCGCGATGTGTGGCATCGGTATCTGGTCCGCCGTGAGCGTCATTGAGCAGACGCTCGTTCAGTCGCTTCCCACGGTCGGCTGGCTGCGGGTCGGGTACCTGATGATCTACCTGGCAATCGCGTTCGCGCTCTGTATCGTGTTCATCGTCGAAAAGATGGTGACAATGTGGGTTCCTGGCCTCTCGGAACCCGGCGCCAAAGACCATCCCGTGGGAGATGTCGAGGAGACCACAGAAGAACATGACCGGGAGGAACGATGA
- a CDS encoding phosphogluconate dehydrogenase C-terminal domain-containing protein, producing MTVSVALFGAGGKMGCRITDQLKDYDRYDVRYVEPSDSGRERLAERGLSATPENEALDGADIVVLAVPDDLIGTVSEDVVPQMDRGSMVVLLDPAAAYAGKLYERADISYFITHPAHPSIVDANSSLSGDNPDWFGGQGREEQDIVCALHQGPNEDYDRGEAFARDIYAPVRRAHELTTEQMVVLEPALVEMVLGSCLYAIREAHEHAVDIGVPEQAAKDFLFGHFRVELGIVFGFTDFPFSDGAQEAIEQTKQDIFVSDWKETVFSEERLDEVTSEIA from the coding sequence ATGACTGTCAGCGTAGCACTCTTTGGAGCCGGCGGCAAAATGGGATGTCGGATCACTGACCAACTGAAAGACTACGATCGGTACGACGTACGGTACGTGGAGCCAAGCGACAGCGGCCGCGAGCGCCTCGCCGAGCGCGGTCTTTCAGCAACTCCCGAAAACGAAGCCCTCGACGGAGCAGATATCGTCGTGTTGGCCGTACCCGACGACCTCATTGGAACCGTCTCGGAGGACGTGGTCCCACAGATGGACCGCGGGAGCATGGTCGTTTTGTTGGACCCGGCGGCGGCATACGCCGGGAAATTATACGAGCGAGCGGACATCTCATACTTCATCACACACCCAGCACACCCATCTATCGTAGATGCAAATTCGAGCCTGAGTGGCGACAACCCGGACTGGTTCGGAGGGCAAGGACGCGAGGAACAGGACATTGTCTGTGCCCTCCATCAGGGCCCCAATGAAGACTACGACCGTGGAGAGGCTTTCGCCCGGGACATCTATGCGCCGGTACGGCGGGCCCACGAACTCACCACGGAGCAGATGGTCGTCTTGGAGCCCGCACTCGTCGAAATGGTCCTTGGGTCCTGTCTGTACGCTATCCGTGAGGCCCACGAGCACGCGGTCGACATCGGCGTCCCCGAGCAGGCAGCGAAAGACTTCCTGTTTGGTCACTTCAGAGTCGAACTCGGGATCGTCTTCGGATTCACCGACTTTCCGTTTTCAGACGGGGCACAAGAAGCGATCGAGCAGACCAAGCAGGACATCTTCGTCTCAGACTGGAAGGAGACGGTCTTTTCAGAAGAACGACTGGACGAGGTAACATCGGAAATCGCCTAA
- a CDS encoding TRAP transporter substrate-binding protein: MSHSNRRSVLKAVGGIATIGVGSLAGCSGSSDGGAATDGQNDTNGQSGGDSAAETLDIAATFGQEHPQVQLLNRWSDNLKEQTDGSLALNYVSIGGEEDHMSATSSGSIAGHGVAMTALTSSYGREYGFLEAPFVAEGWEHFQALMDEYVYGEDGFNSQLIEQANQRILGAAFRGLRGTTANKAVAAPADIEGVKMRLPEFETWVQSWEEIGAQATPVPYDELYQALQTGVVDASEGPIAQFVDSSLFEVQSHFSQTDHLLQTQNWVLNEDTWQGLDESEQQAMQESLDEAIQWANEETRSAAEELLTMVQEEHDVTVVSSEDVDQDAFRSAAQPQLEEFFANRWKPSLEDVQSLA; this comes from the coding sequence ATGTCTCACAGCAATCGGCGGTCAGTCCTGAAGGCAGTTGGAGGTATAGCAACCATCGGAGTTGGCTCCCTTGCGGGCTGTAGCGGCTCATCTGATGGCGGTGCAGCTACTGATGGCCAGAACGATACGAATGGTCAATCGGGCGGTGACTCCGCAGCGGAGACACTCGATATCGCTGCGACGTTCGGTCAGGAGCACCCACAGGTGCAGTTGCTCAATCGGTGGAGCGACAATCTGAAGGAGCAAACGGACGGCAGCCTGGCACTCAATTACGTGAGTATCGGTGGCGAAGAAGACCATATGAGTGCCACCTCCTCTGGGAGTATCGCCGGGCATGGCGTGGCGATGACCGCACTCACGTCGTCGTACGGCCGCGAATACGGGTTCCTGGAAGCTCCGTTCGTGGCGGAGGGATGGGAGCACTTCCAAGCGCTCATGGACGAATACGTCTACGGCGAAGATGGGTTCAACAGCCAACTGATAGAGCAGGCTAACCAGCGAATCCTCGGGGCGGCGTTCCGCGGGCTCCGTGGGACGACTGCGAACAAGGCGGTGGCTGCTCCCGCAGATATCGAAGGCGTCAAGATGCGGCTTCCGGAGTTCGAAACGTGGGTCCAGAGCTGGGAAGAAATCGGTGCGCAAGCGACCCCAGTGCCGTACGACGAACTGTACCAGGCTCTCCAGACCGGCGTCGTGGACGCGTCGGAAGGGCCGATAGCGCAATTCGTCGATTCGAGTCTCTTTGAGGTCCAATCGCACTTCTCGCAGACAGACCACCTCCTCCAGACCCAGAACTGGGTGCTCAATGAGGATACGTGGCAGGGTCTCGACGAGTCGGAACAGCAGGCGATGCAGGAGTCCCTCGACGAGGCAATCCAGTGGGCGAACGAGGAGACCCGAAGCGCCGCGGAGGAACTGCTTACCATGGTTCAGGAAGAACACGACGTTACCGTCGTCTCCAGCGAAGACGTGGATCAGGATGCGTTCCGAAGCGCCGCACAACCGCAGTTGGAGGAGTTCTTCGCTAATCGGTGGAAGCCGAGCCTCGAGGATGTCCAATCGTTAGCCTGA
- a CDS encoding HpcH/HpaI aldolase/citrate lyase family protein, translated as MADSQQRFLDQDESSTGTWISIGHPAVAEICSQGYDFVVIDLEHTAMSLETLENMLRAVDRDVAPIVRVPTNDPVWIKRVLDLGVAGLMIPRVETREQAEQAVEAMQYPPNGDRGVAPARASDYGRTFGEYYKHADDELTTILQIETELGASNAAEIVSVDGVDAVIVGHGDLSASLDVFGQWESETFESTLNSIVTTVHDAGKQVGMLATDEESIERWTGAGIDFLIAGADIAYLAEGSDLAREKHETLTEE; from the coding sequence ATGGCAGACAGCCAGCAGCGGTTCCTCGACCAAGACGAATCATCAACGGGTACGTGGATCTCGATCGGTCATCCGGCGGTCGCCGAGATCTGTTCGCAAGGGTATGACTTCGTCGTCATCGACTTGGAGCACACGGCGATGAGTCTCGAAACGCTCGAAAACATGCTCCGGGCGGTTGACAGAGATGTGGCGCCCATCGTGCGGGTCCCGACCAACGATCCAGTCTGGATCAAGCGCGTCCTCGATCTGGGCGTCGCCGGCCTCATGATTCCGAGAGTCGAAACCCGTGAACAGGCAGAACAGGCTGTCGAGGCGATGCAGTACCCGCCAAACGGTGATCGGGGTGTAGCGCCCGCACGGGCCTCCGACTACGGCCGGACGTTCGGCGAGTATTACAAACACGCCGATGACGAGCTCACGACGATCCTGCAAATCGAGACCGAACTCGGTGCGTCGAACGCCGCCGAAATCGTCTCCGTCGACGGTGTTGACGCGGTGATCGTGGGACACGGAGATCTGTCTGCGTCGCTCGACGTGTTCGGCCAGTGGGAAAGCGAGACGTTCGAATCCACCCTAAATTCGATCGTGACGACAGTGCATGACGCTGGAAAGCAGGTCGGCATGTTGGCCACAGATGAGGAGAGCATCGAGCGGTGGACCGGCGCTGGTATCGACTTCCTGATCGCGGGGGCAGACATCGCCTATCTCGCGGAGGGGAGCGATTTGGCACGCGAGAAACACGAGACACTCACCGAAGAGTAG
- a CDS encoding four-carbon acid sugar kinase family protein, translated as MTDTELLLAFYGDDFTGSTDALEGLADNGVRAVLFMEPPTPAELERFDDLDAVGVAGVSRSMTPEEMTAELPSIFERFADLDAPIVHYKVCSTFDSSPEVGSIGTAIDVAQEVFDSPFVPVSQGTEVPHGRFVAFSNLFAEQGGEMYRIDRHPTMRDHPVTPMRESDLRRHLGEQTDRPIGGVDRRFLESYTDLASAVDETAVDDEIVVLDALDSDHLARIGHLLWDRATDAQGQLFAVGSSGLEHHALVSHWDEIGLIDRTESFFDKRDPVDRIAVMSGSASAETASQIEWASDHGFQLVSIDTERLVDPDEAAEARDEVVESALDALDAGESVVLYSARGPDDPAIDATRERFEAVGIDEGLESYLGREQGRIFREVLQRADLDRACVAGGDTSSHVVSQLNLQALEAVAPVAPGGPLCRVYSDEEAFDGLEIALKGGQVHTENDEFDYFGAVERGGVERDQTKRT; from the coding sequence ATGACAGACACAGAGCTACTACTGGCGTTCTACGGAGACGACTTCACCGGATCAACTGATGCCCTCGAGGGCCTCGCGGACAACGGCGTCCGGGCGGTACTCTTCATGGAACCCCCGACCCCCGCCGAGTTAGAGCGGTTCGACGATCTCGACGCCGTCGGCGTCGCTGGCGTAAGTCGATCGATGACTCCTGAGGAGATGACGGCCGAGCTTCCATCCATTTTCGAACGGTTCGCAGATCTGGACGCGCCGATCGTCCATTACAAGGTCTGCTCAACCTTCGACTCCTCACCTGAGGTCGGGAGTATCGGGACCGCGATCGACGTTGCACAGGAGGTCTTCGATTCGCCGTTCGTCCCAGTTTCACAGGGAACTGAAGTCCCACACGGCCGCTTCGTCGCATTCTCTAACCTGTTTGCGGAACAAGGCGGAGAAATGTACCGTATCGACCGTCACCCGACAATGCGAGATCACCCGGTCACCCCGATGCGAGAGAGTGACCTCCGCCGGCATCTCGGGGAACAGACTGACCGCCCGATCGGGGGCGTTGACCGTCGGTTCCTTGAATCATACACCGACCTCGCGTCGGCGGTGGATGAGACCGCGGTAGACGACGAAATCGTCGTGCTCGATGCACTGGATAGCGACCATCTGGCCAGGATCGGGCATCTCCTGTGGGACCGGGCGACCGATGCACAGGGGCAACTGTTCGCTGTCGGCTCTTCGGGACTGGAGCACCACGCACTCGTCAGTCACTGGGACGAGATCGGACTGATAGACCGGACGGAGTCGTTCTTCGACAAGCGAGACCCGGTAGATCGAATCGCCGTCATGTCTGGAAGCGCGTCCGCAGAGACGGCGTCGCAGATTGAGTGGGCGAGTGACCACGGCTTCCAGTTGGTCTCTATCGACACCGAGCGGCTTGTCGACCCCGACGAGGCAGCCGAAGCGCGCGACGAAGTGGTGGAGTCAGCTCTCGACGCGTTGGATGCCGGAGAAAGCGTTGTCCTCTACTCGGCACGAGGGCCAGACGACCCGGCGATAGACGCGACGCGAGAGCGGTTCGAGGCGGTCGGGATCGATGAAGGCCTCGAATCGTATCTCGGGCGTGAGCAGGGCCGCATCTTCCGCGAGGTACTCCAACGCGCGGATCTTGATCGAGCCTGTGTCGCTGGTGGCGACACCAGCAGTCACGTCGTCTCCCAGCTCAATCTTCAGGCTCTCGAGGCCGTCGCGCCGGTCGCTCCGGGAGGGCCGCTGTGTCGTGTGTACTCGGACGAGGAAGCCTTTGACGGCCTCGAGATCGCTCTCAAGGGTGGACAGGTCCACACGGAAAACGACGAGTTCGACTACTTTGGGGCCGTCGAACGCGGTGGTGTCGAGCGCGACCAGACCAAGCGAACATAA
- a CDS encoding VOC family protein: MFERIHHIAILAGGIDADLDEYTAVYEEHFEMERSEMVYFEEDNCEVALYSVGGTIIEFTSPTGPSGWHYEHLQEHGPGFFHIAFEVDDIERRRQQLEELGYNFLDEIRDGIDWKITTLDYHDTPLPMQIVEDSRRIEDRQ; the protein is encoded by the coding sequence GTGTTCGAGCGAATACATCACATAGCGATACTTGCAGGTGGTATTGACGCCGATCTTGACGAGTATACTGCCGTCTACGAAGAGCACTTCGAGATGGAACGGTCCGAAATGGTCTATTTCGAAGAGGACAACTGCGAGGTAGCGCTCTACTCCGTCGGTGGGACGATCATCGAGTTTACCTCACCGACTGGTCCGAGTGGCTGGCACTACGAGCACCTCCAGGAACACGGTCCGGGGTTCTTCCACATCGCCTTCGAAGTAGACGACATCGAGCGCCGTCGGCAACAACTCGAGGAGCTTGGGTACAATTTCCTCGACGAAATCAGAGACGGAATCGACTGGAAAATCACGACACTCGATTATCACGACACGCCGCTGCCGATGCAGATCGTCGAAGACTCTCGCCGGATCGAAGATCGACAGTAG
- a CDS encoding IclR family transcriptional regulator — MATGSSENRTVQATETAFDIVELLQEQDGAKLHEIATELDLADSTVYHHLNTLIGRRYVVREGDVYYPGLEFLQVGGRARERRRAYRLSESFVQSLAEETGEQVQFIVEENGYGYHVYTTTGEHATSIDTRPGKRIYLHANATGKAIMAFYERERVEEIIDSVGLPALTEHTITDREELFEELETVRERGYAYNWEEHVEGYCGVGVPVRLEREVLGALALGGPVERVRNEQSRERLTQRVRETVNEMELELKFDTP, encoded by the coding sequence ATGGCGACTGGCTCTAGCGAGAACCGAACTGTCCAAGCGACCGAGACGGCTTTCGACATCGTCGAGTTGCTCCAAGAGCAAGACGGAGCAAAGCTTCACGAAATCGCTACGGAACTTGACCTGGCGGACAGCACGGTGTATCACCATCTGAATACACTCATCGGCCGGCGATACGTCGTCCGAGAGGGTGATGTCTACTACCCGGGACTCGAGTTCCTCCAAGTTGGGGGACGAGCCAGAGAGCGGCGGCGGGCGTACCGCTTGTCAGAATCGTTCGTCCAATCGCTCGCGGAGGAGACAGGCGAACAAGTCCAGTTCATCGTCGAGGAGAACGGCTACGGATACCACGTTTACACCACAACCGGCGAACACGCGACGTCAATCGATACCCGTCCCGGGAAGCGGATCTACCTCCACGCGAACGCAACTGGGAAGGCGATTATGGCTTTCTATGAGCGGGAACGAGTCGAGGAGATCATCGACTCGGTGGGGCTTCCTGCACTCACCGAACACACAATCACAGACCGTGAGGAGCTGTTCGAAGAACTCGAAACGGTCCGCGAACGGGGCTATGCGTATAACTGGGAGGAACACGTAGAGGGCTACTGTGGCGTCGGAGTGCCAGTCCGGTTGGAGAGAGAAGTCTTGGGGGCACTTGCATTGGGCGGCCCCGTCGAGCGCGTCCGCAACGAGCAGTCCAGAGAGCGGTTGACACAGAGGGTCCGCGAGACGGTCAACGAAATGGAACTGGAACTGAAGTTCGACACGCCCTGA
- a CDS encoding TRAP transporter large permease: MIPEPVLLILLFVIPLLVFYLIGVHVAFALGLVSVLVMLSGLGPSWTVETFANRMFGSLNSFTLLAIPFFLFAGRMMNNIGLTDDIFDFAEALVRPLPGGLGHVNVVVSIIFSGMSGAAVADAAGLGSIEYEAMTSRGYDGPTAAGITGASSTIGPIIPPSIPIIVYGVTAQVSIGALFLGGILPGLLMGLGLMVFITVGALRSGRADMSPFNLRKLAESSVRAIPGLVAPAIIIGGIALGIFTPTEAAAVAGIYAILLGVLFYRNLDWGTFRSILGDTFEDTAVLTLIIAFANVYGFVLTISGLPSILTEGLLTLSTDPTFILLLFSLFFLILGTFMETIAIILIVVPIVAPVLPQIGIDPIHFGIVMMVALMIGLISPPFGVVLFALERVTDLEIEEIIQGIIPYYIPLLVALVLLVVFPSIVLSVPRYFGLA, translated from the coding sequence ATGATTCCCGAACCGGTCCTGTTGATACTACTGTTCGTGATACCGCTGCTGGTCTTCTATCTGATCGGCGTCCACGTGGCGTTCGCGCTGGGACTCGTGTCGGTGTTGGTGATGCTGTCGGGCCTCGGTCCATCCTGGACTGTCGAGACGTTCGCCAACCGAATGTTCGGCTCGCTGAACAGCTTCACGCTGCTTGCGATTCCGTTTTTCCTCTTTGCGGGACGGATGATGAACAACATCGGGCTGACCGACGACATCTTCGATTTCGCCGAGGCGCTCGTGCGGCCGTTGCCAGGCGGTCTCGGACACGTGAACGTCGTGGTCAGTATCATCTTCTCAGGGATGAGTGGCGCGGCGGTGGCCGACGCCGCCGGCCTGGGCTCCATCGAGTACGAGGCGATGACGAGTCGCGGGTACGACGGTCCGACTGCGGCGGGGATCACTGGTGCGTCCTCGACTATCGGTCCGATCATCCCACCGAGCATTCCCATAATCGTCTACGGCGTGACAGCGCAGGTGTCGATCGGAGCCCTCTTCCTGGGCGGAATTCTCCCCGGGTTACTGATGGGACTTGGCCTGATGGTGTTCATCACTGTCGGGGCGCTCAGGAGCGGCAGGGCGGACATGAGCCCCTTCAACCTCCGCAAGCTTGCTGAATCTAGCGTCAGAGCAATCCCCGGTCTGGTTGCGCCAGCGATTATTATCGGCGGTATCGCTCTGGGCATATTCACCCCAACCGAAGCGGCCGCCGTCGCTGGGATCTACGCAATACTCCTCGGTGTCTTGTTCTATCGGAACCTTGATTGGGGCACGTTCCGGTCGATCCTTGGAGATACGTTCGAGGACACTGCAGTACTGACGCTCATCATTGCCTTCGCGAACGTCTATGGCTTTGTGCTCACCATCTCGGGGCTGCCGTCAATTCTCACCGAGGGCCTGCTAACCCTGTCGACCGACCCAACATTCATCCTACTCTTGTTCTCCCTCTTCTTCCTCATCCTCGGCACCTTCATGGAGACGATCGCTATCATCCTGATCGTCGTGCCGATTGTCGCGCCGGTGCTGCCCCAGATCGGCATCGATCCGATTCACTTCGGCATCGTGATGATGGTCGCACTGATGATCGGATTGATCTCGCCGCCCTTCGGTGTCGTCTTGTTTGCGCTCGAACGGGTGACCGATCTGGAAATCGAGGAGATCATCCAGGGAATCATTCCCTATTACATTCCCTTGTTAGTTGCACTGGTACTCCTCGTCGTCTTCCCCTCGATAGTCCTCTCTGTCCCCCGATACTTCGGGCTCGCGTAG
- a CDS encoding SDR family oxidoreductase — MTDWLADDVAIVTGGASGNGRAISLTLAEYGANVVVADLQPDPREGGTPTHEKIRDEYHQEAEYVECNVASIEDLQKAVSTADDLGGVSIMVNNAGITQSDDFLETTEEEFDRIMDINVKGVFFGSQEAAKSMIDADRNGTIVNMSSVTSFIGRGDGVRYTTSKGAVESMTRALADRLGGSDIRVNSVHPSMIKTSMTDEDLDLIDNESEEEHRQKTPLGRIGQPQDVANTVLYLVSPLASFISGEALTVDGGVTTTLGGGY; from the coding sequence ATGACCGATTGGTTAGCGGATGACGTAGCGATAGTAACGGGTGGCGCCAGCGGTAACGGGCGCGCAATCAGTCTCACACTCGCCGAATACGGTGCGAACGTCGTTGTTGCTGATCTGCAGCCCGACCCTCGTGAGGGAGGGACTCCAACGCACGAGAAAATCAGGGACGAGTACCATCAGGAGGCCGAATACGTCGAATGCAACGTTGCAAGTATCGAAGACCTCCAGAAGGCAGTCTCAACGGCCGATGACCTGGGCGGCGTCTCCATCATGGTCAATAATGCCGGCATCACCCAGAGCGACGACTTCCTAGAGACGACGGAGGAAGAGTTCGACCGGATTATGGACATCAACGTGAAGGGTGTCTTCTTTGGATCCCAGGAAGCTGCGAAAAGTATGATCGATGCGGACCGGAACGGGACGATCGTCAACATGTCCAGCGTCACCTCCTTCATCGGTCGTGGGGACGGGGTGCGATACACGACATCCAAGGGTGCTGTTGAGTCAATGACTCGGGCTCTTGCGGATCGACTCGGCGGATCAGACATTCGTGTGAACTCTGTCCACCCGAGCATGATCAAGACGAGCATGACTGACGAAGACCTTGACCTGATCGACAACGAGTCCGAGGAGGAGCACAGACAGAAGACACCCCTCGGACGGATCGGGCAGCCCCAAGACGTGGCCAATACCGTCCTGTACCTCGTCAGTCCGCTTGCTAGCTTCATCAGTGGCGAGGCACTGACTGTCGACGGCGGCGTCACGACGACGCTGGGCGGTGGCTACTGA